In Solanum stenotomum isolate F172 chromosome 6, ASM1918654v1, whole genome shotgun sequence, one DNA window encodes the following:
- the LOC125867633 gene encoding spindle and kinetochore-associated protein 1 homolog, translating into MDIKDAGSSLDSLVSSFNTRISEIQQLVVARNMYPASSVSDLSAIDSALKVLELQLHKIKIRMREETEAIPKAKKLIEASLRQQKKLQNLSSVVPSYVPDRVTKTTDDTTKCLNLESIVEDSFVSLKLEEPAPKEKKGRVSPPPFYISSDELNSVPPYMKQRITLEKVNAAINDMATYAEATSQLLTAPRKKLKENLVERAMELRDIAATETVKGKHFFLETDIRGPSLKLDNTGKAILTLLRHLGRISETRIGHHRVILLLRPH; encoded by the exons ATGGACATCAAGGATGCGGGATCGTCACTTGATTCTTTGGTATCCTCATTCAACACTCGGATATCGGAGATTCAACAGCTTGTCGTAGCTCGAAACA TGTACCCTGCAAGCAGCGTTTCAGATTTGTCAGCTATTGACTCTGCATTGAAGGTGTTGGAGCTTCAGCTCCACAAAATAAAAATCCGGATGCGTGAAGAAACTGAAGCCATCCCCAAAGCCAAG AAACTAATAGAAGCGTCACTGAGGCAGCAAAAGAAATTGCAAAATTTATCTTCTGTAGTTCCATCATATGTTCCTGATAGAGTGACTAAAACAACTGATGATACTACTAAATG TTTAAATCTAGAGTCCATTGTTGAGGATAGTTTTGTTTCTCTGAAACTTGAGGAGCCTGCACCCAAG GAGAAAAAAGGTCGCGTCTCCCCGCCACCTTTCTACATTAGCTCTGATGAACTGAATTCTGTACCACC GTATATGAAACAGCGGATCACTTTGGAAAAGGTCAATGCAGCAATAAATGACATGGCTACTTATGCTGAAGCAACTTCCCAGCTTCTCACAGCCCCTCGTAAAAAG CTCAAAGAAAATCTTGTGGAGAGAGCAATG GAATTAAGAGATATTGCAGCAACAGAAACAGTTAAAGGAAAGCATTTCTTTCTTGAAACTGACATCAGAGGGCCTTCACTGAAACTTGACAATACAGGAAAAGCAATACTAACT